Within the Novosphingobium sp. SL115 genome, the region AGGGTTGCGCATCCCCGTTGCCCAGATTTCCGGGCGAGCGCCGGGAATCAAGACGAATGGATTGTCGCGCGGTATGCGATACTGCCCGTTGTCGCTGACCTTGCTGGTCGCAACATGCTCGTTCAAATCCGGCACAATGCGAATGATCTTGCCGCCAAAGTGATCGAGCCGCTGCGGATTGAGGCGGCGTACATCCGATTGTTCGCCAGTGCCGCCGTCACCGGTCGTGATATAGAGCACTCGCCAATCGGGATCGCCACGCCGCGCCGACGGATTGAAACCGAGATCGTTGGTCGGATGGATGCTGTTCAGCAATTGCACGCGCAGCACTTCACGCAGCTTTCCCTGAAAGCGGCTGTCGCGGATGTTGCTGTCCGTCCATTCGAGAACGACCGCCTCACGCATCAACAGCGCTGGTCCAGACGGTGTTGCAACGCCTGTGGTCAACTGGTGCCCTGAAAGATCGAGCCCGTCGATCACCCCGGTCTTTGGCGACGCAAGCGCAGCGCTCGTCCTGTCTTCCATATGGATTGTGTAGAACTTGCCATTACGCTGATAATCGGGATCGAACGTGGCGGCGAGCAGGCCGCTGGCAAAACTGGCCTCTGCGACAAAACGCGGGAACAGACCGCTGGCAGTGCCCGACCCATTGAAGTCAATGTAGGGGGTGACCTTTTGTGTCCGCTTGTCCACCAGATACAACGGACCAGAGGCGTCGCCGATCAGAAGACGGCCTCGTCCCGGCTCTTCGACAAGGAAGTTGATCCGCGCAACTTGCGACCGAGCATCCTTGACCGCGAAATTGCCGGTAACCGGCATGGCAATGTAGTCTGCAAGTCCGGCCTTCAAGGCAGGTTTGGTGTGCCAGGCCGAAGCTATAGCTGGTTGAAGGGGGGCAACGTCCGCGCCGGGCGATTGTTCGGCCTTGCCGAAATTGGTTGTCAGGTAACCAAGTATGCTGGCTTTCTCGTCCGCTGTCATCACAGCGCCGAGGGTGACCATCCTGTCGACCGTGACCCGCCAATCCTGCGCGGATCGGGGCTGGGAGAGAACGTCGGACGCGCTGTGGCAAAGGCTGCACTTTGCGAAGAACTCGGCACGTCCCGCGCCGTCTGGCAAGGTCACGCCCGCCTGCGCCGACGCCGGTAGTTGCCCGATCTGGAAAATCGCGGCCACTCCGATGGCAGCGGCTCCAAGACCTATCTTTTGACGCAGGCTCATGGTTTACTTCCTTCGAGTTTTCGCACGTGTCCAGGCATCCGTTTCATTCGCATCGGGGTGCACGTCCCCTCCATGATGCTGGGGCGTCCGAAGCCTATCGGGCAATGACCTTCCCTTCGGACAGTTCAGTCGCATCGATCCTTGCCCGTTCGGGATCAGGCCCGCCGCGCATCGCACCATCGTTTGCCATGTCGAGAATTTCGTTACCCGCCACGGTGAAGCGCGGCCAATTTGCCAATCCCGAACCGTTGGGATTTCCGTCGCGCGCGAAATTCGCCCAATAGCTGTTCATCATGCGCACAACCGATGCATCGCGCTCGGTCAGGCTGGTGCCGAGGCGGTTGCCCAGTGTGCCGAACACATATTCTATCTCCGACGCGTGGGGCGCACCGGCGGTCAGCTTGTCCTTCAGGCTGTCCGCCACATAGGAGAAACGGTAGAGGTAGGCAGGTGTCCCGCGTTGCACAAAGGCTCGGGCGGTGAGCCGGGCCGGTTCCGCCCAGACGCGATCGGTGGTCACATTGGTCAGCAGCGTGGCAAAGTCAGCCTTGCCATCGGGGTCGTAGGCCGCCATCGCCGCTGCCTTGCCTTTGCCGAAGCTGTCGAACAATTCCTGCTTGTTCTTGGCAGCAAGAAAGCCACCTGGCATTTCGGCGCTGTTTGAACCAATCATCAGGGGAACGTGTGCCTGCCGCCCGGCGCGATAGGCACTTTCTGCGGTCTCGGTCACGACCCTGCCGTCAAGCATGGGCCCGGCATACGTGCGTGGCGCCTCTGGCCCACCTGCTGTCTCCTTGCCGCCGTCCAGCACCTGTTCTGCCGAAAGCGCACGCAATTTTGCCAGCGCCGCAGCATCGGTTCCTTCGATGCCGTGGCGCTTGGCGAAGTTCAGGCCGATCGTTTCAGCCGATACGGGATAATTCGCGTCGGCGTTGTCGGCCTTCAGCGGGCGCGCCGTCAGCGTGCCATCACGACCGCCGCCGGATTCGATGATAGCCTTGTGGAACAGCCCCTTCGCCTTGGGCGAGGTCAGCAGATTGTGGACCGACACGCCGCCTGCGGATTCGCCAAAGATGGTGACATTGCCCGGATCGCCCCCGAACTTGCCGATATTGGCCTTGACCCATTTGAGCGCGGCAATCTGGTCCATGAAGGCAAAGTTGCCTGTACCCTCGCCCGGGTGGTCCTTGCCCAGCCCCGGAAACGCGAAGAAGCCGAAACGGCCCAAGCGGTAGTTCGGCGATACGAGGATCACATCCTGCCGAGCAAACTGCGTGCCATCATAAGATGGTTGCGCCCCGCTGCCAAAAAGGAACGCGCCGCCATAGATCCAGACCATCACCGGCAGCTTCTTGCCCGGCGCGATTGCGGCAGGACGCCAGACATTGATGAACAGGCAGTCCTCCGATGTGCCCACCGGATTGGGCGGTCCGGCGAAGGGCGTAGCAACCTGAACGCAATCCGCGCCAAAGCGCGTTGCATCGCGCACGCCCTGCCACGGGTTGACCGGTTGCGGCGCGCGCCAGCGCAGACCGCCGACCGGGGCTGCGGCAAACGGAATACCCTTGAATGCCGTCACGCCTGCGTCGGTTGTTCCCCGGACCGCGCCAGATTGCAGTGTCACGGTCTGGGCGGTCGCCGTGCCGGCCAGCAGTCCGGCAAACGCTGCACCAAGGATCAGCATTTTCATGCTCGATACCCGCGCCATCAGCCCAGCTTCTTTCGTGTCAAGAACGAGGACATTACATCGGCCACTTCCAGATTGTTCAGGTCCGAAAAGGGAAAGTGGGTGTTTCCGCGAATGCCGATTTCTGGGAGGTGGATCACGGTCACGTCGCCGCCCCTGCGGTTCACTGCATCGCGCCACTGCCGTGCCATGATCATGCGCGCGCGCCACCCGTCCGCACCCGGGTTGGAATCGGGCTTGGCCGGGATGAAATCGCCATAGACGATCAGGATCGGAATTTTGGTAAGTTGCATGAACGCATCGAGCGGCGCGGCAATCGCCTCTACAGGCCCCGATGAACTTGGCACCGGTGCGGGCAGCTCGCCTTCAGGGAAGGGGAAGTTGCTGCCCGGTTCGAACGTGACGATTCCGCGCACGTTCCTGTTGTGCATCGCGGTCTGCCAGCCCAGCCCGCCACTGTGCGAATGGGTGACGAGCACGCCTTCACCGATCTTGTCGAACAGCTTGACGATGGCATCGGCCGTCAGCTTCAGGTCGAACGGCCCGGTGCTCGGCACCATCTGGCGGAAATACTGGTTCAACGTTTCGGGGTCGCGCGCAAACTGCACGCCGGGATTGTAGTTCGGCCACACGCCAACGCGGAATGTGTTGAACCAGCGCTGATCATCGGGCGTGGTGCTGATCGGGCTGGCCTGCGTCGTGCGCCCCGCACGCCCGCGCCGGGGCTGGTCGATCAGATAGACACTGTGCCCGCGCCGCAGGAAAATGTTCTGGAACCCCTCGCGGCCATCAGGCGTGGTCTCCCACGTTTTCGAAAACTGGCCGATGCCGTGCCACATCACCAGCGGCAGGGGCTTTGCGTTCACGGGCTTCTGGTAGGAGATATAGGCGTGATCGCCGTGGAGGGTCTGCCCGGTGGTTCCTTGTGCATACGTGTCAACCGTGCCTTCGGCGGTGACAACCGACCCGCCCACAGCAAAGCTTCCCTGCTCATCAATCATTAGCGGCTGACGCTTTGCCTGCTTGGTCAGCGGTGCTGCCGTTGCCGGCAGTGTCGCCAAAGCAGCCGATGTCGCGGAGCCTGCCAGCAGAGATCGCCGAGATAGGGAAAGATCGATCATTACAGCATCCTCACGCCATTGGATTCATCACCCCTGACCAATGCGACGCAGAGAGTGCTAATCCAAACTACATGAGATGCTATTGCGCCATTAGACGCCTAATTTGACTTGAGGTCATGACTCAGATCGATGAATTGCTTTGTCCGATCAAGGGCGATACCGCAAGTTTTCAAGCAGCAACTGAAACGCGGCCGTTGGCTGGCGGCGGCTGGGGTAGTAAAGGAAATAGCCGTCAAACGGCTCGCACCAGTCGTCCAGAATGCGCACGAGTGATCCGTCGGCCAGTTGCCGGCGCACGTGGTCTTCCAAGGAGAAGGCAATGCCATGCCCGGCCACCGCAGCATCGACCACCATATCCATGTCGTTGAGCACGAGGTGGCCATCGACTTTCACCCGGATCGAGCGGGAGCCTTGCTCGAATTCCCAGGCATAGAGTCCACCTGATGTGGCAAGGCG harbors:
- a CDS encoding PQQ-dependent sugar dehydrogenase — encoded protein: MSLRQKIGLGAAAIGVAAIFQIGQLPASAQAGVTLPDGAGRAEFFAKCSLCHSASDVLSQPRSAQDWRVTVDRMVTLGAVMTADEKASILGYLTTNFGKAEQSPGADVAPLQPAIASAWHTKPALKAGLADYIAMPVTGNFAVKDARSQVARINFLVEEPGRGRLLIGDASGPLYLVDKRTQKVTPYIDFNGSGTASGLFPRFVAEASFASGLLAATFDPDYQRNGKFYTIHMEDRTSAALASPKTGVIDGLDLSGHQLTTGVATPSGPALLMREAVVLEWTDSNIRDSRFQGKLREVLRVQLLNSIHPTNDLGFNPSARRGDPDWRVLYITTGDGGTGEQSDVRRLNPQRLDHFGGKIIRIVPDLNEHVATSKVSDNGQYRIPRDNPFVLIPGARPEIWATGMRNPHRMAWDGSKLLAFVIGSNGSAPGPRYETINIVGRGANFGYPLREGPEFKALSPVYGSVPADNTLPLRVSDTVVLDQRAPLRDSALAYKTTVEGNAIANGFVYRGKRWPRLNGSIVFGDITSGRIFHATMADLEAATDGDPATLAKFGEIKTDLAMLVQQKMAARTPATLAAPLSTAANGERPTPPRPFRIDMRLATDSSGEIYVLTKSDGMVRRISSIE
- a CDS encoding carboxylesterase/lipase family protein, with protein sequence MKMLILGAAFAGLLAGTATAQTVTLQSGAVRGTTDAGVTAFKGIPFAAAPVGGLRWRAPQPVNPWQGVRDATRFGADCVQVATPFAGPPNPVGTSEDCLFINVWRPAAIAPGKKLPVMVWIYGGAFLFGSGAQPSYDGTQFARQDVILVSPNYRLGRFGFFAFPGLGKDHPGEGTGNFAFMDQIAALKWVKANIGKFGGDPGNVTIFGESAGGVSVHNLLTSPKAKGLFHKAIIESGGGRDGTLTARPLKADNADANYPVSAETIGLNFAKRHGIEGTDAAALAKLRALSAEQVLDGGKETAGGPEAPRTYAGPMLDGRVVTETAESAYRAGRQAHVPLMIGSNSAEMPGGFLAAKNKQELFDSFGKGKAAAMAAYDPDGKADFATLLTNVTTDRVWAEPARLTARAFVQRGTPAYLYRFSYVADSLKDKLTAGAPHASEIEYVFGTLGNRLGTSLTERDASVVRMMNSYWANFARDGNPNGSGLANWPRFTVAGNEILDMANDGAMRGGPDPERARIDATELSEGKVIAR
- a CDS encoding alpha/beta hydrolase — protein: MIDLSLSRRSLLAGSATSAALATLPATAAPLTKQAKRQPLMIDEQGSFAVGGSVVTAEGTVDTYAQGTTGQTLHGDHAYISYQKPVNAKPLPLVMWHGIGQFSKTWETTPDGREGFQNIFLRRGHSVYLIDQPRRGRAGRTTQASPISTTPDDQRWFNTFRVGVWPNYNPGVQFARDPETLNQYFRQMVPSTGPFDLKLTADAIVKLFDKIGEGVLVTHSHSGGLGWQTAMHNRNVRGIVTFEPGSNFPFPEGELPAPVPSSSGPVEAIAAPLDAFMQLTKIPILIVYGDFIPAKPDSNPGADGWRARMIMARQWRDAVNRRGGDVTVIHLPEIGIRGNTHFPFSDLNNLEVADVMSSFLTRKKLG